A genome region from Gemmatimonadaceae bacterium includes the following:
- a CDS encoding APC family permease, with amino-acid sequence MTSTPGSELPTGRAGLSRDMGLVALTATGIASMVGAGINVVPFMIQRNVPGIGAWVLPAFLCAAVPALFAGLAYAVLASAMPRAGGSYVYASRALNPYLGFIASFSQWFALCVAIGVVSYVLVPFLRDIALAAGAEGAAAGLESTLARLAIPLAVLWLFTLVNVLGIRSYERILVPLLGLTFVLGGIVIVAGFLFDEGDFARAVLQREGRSLAPRAAAAPTLRTFLTAATVLFSGFIGFDSIAQAGGEARNPSRTLPLAIGLAVLCASVFYMLFTAAVYHAVPWSYVADEAMRRDVNAPGLLGYVLPRGWTVAIVAGGAVALAKDVPAMLLGVSRLMFAWAEDGIFPRSVAALHPRHRTPHVAIIASAAMATVSVLGCHLAGNMFLGVDILVTAMLVNYILMCVSVLTLPHRNPALAAEVRVLPNRTAQVAVAVAGIVVLGGFLGMHTVKDLAAPVTAWYFRSTPVWALVMGVATVIFLREMSALRRRGVDVPAIFATLPPE; translated from the coding sequence ATGACATCGACTCCGGGGTCCGAGCTCCCGACCGGCCGTGCAGGCCTGTCCCGTGACATGGGGCTGGTGGCCCTGACGGCAACCGGCATCGCGTCGATGGTGGGCGCCGGGATCAACGTCGTGCCGTTCATGATCCAGCGGAACGTGCCCGGCATCGGGGCCTGGGTGCTGCCGGCCTTCCTCTGCGCGGCCGTCCCCGCCCTCTTCGCGGGGCTCGCGTACGCGGTGCTCGCCTCCGCGATGCCGCGGGCCGGCGGGAGCTACGTCTACGCGAGTCGCGCGCTCAATCCCTACCTCGGCTTCATCGCCAGCTTCTCGCAGTGGTTCGCACTCTGCGTGGCGATCGGCGTCGTGTCGTACGTGCTGGTGCCGTTCCTGCGCGACATCGCACTCGCCGCCGGCGCCGAGGGTGCGGCGGCCGGCCTCGAGTCCACGCTGGCCAGGCTCGCCATACCGCTGGCGGTGCTCTGGCTGTTCACGCTCGTGAACGTGCTCGGCATCCGCTCCTACGAGCGGATCCTGGTGCCGCTGCTCGGGCTGACCTTCGTGCTGGGCGGCATCGTGATCGTGGCGGGGTTCCTCTTCGACGAGGGCGACTTCGCGCGCGCCGTGCTGCAGCGCGAGGGCCGGTCCCTCGCACCGCGGGCCGCGGCCGCACCCACGCTGCGCACCTTTCTCACGGCGGCGACGGTGCTCTTCAGCGGCTTCATCGGCTTCGACTCGATCGCGCAGGCCGGCGGCGAGGCGCGCAACCCGAGCCGCACCCTGCCGCTCGCGATCGGGCTGGCGGTGCTCTGCGCCAGCGTCTTCTACATGCTCTTCACCGCCGCCGTCTACCACGCCGTGCCGTGGAGCTACGTCGCCGACGAGGCGATGCGCCGCGACGTGAACGCGCCGGGCCTGCTCGGCTACGTGCTGCCGCGTGGATGGACGGTGGCCATCGTGGCGGGTGGCGCGGTCGCGCTCGCGAAGGACGTGCCCGCGATGCTGCTCGGTGTCTCGCGCCTGATGTTCGCGTGGGCCGAGGACGGGATCTTTCCGCGGTCGGTGGCGGCGCTGCATCCCCGGCACCGCACGCCGCACGTCGCGATCATCGCCAGCGCCGCGATGGCCACGGTCTCGGTGCTCGGCTGCCACCTGGCGGGCAACATGTTCCTCGGCGTCGACATCCTCGTGACGGCGATGCTCGTGAACTACATCCTGATGTGCGTGTCAGTGCTCACCCTGCCCCACCGGAACCCCGCGCTGGCGGCCGAGGTGCGCGTGCTCCCGAACCGCACGGCGCAGGTGGCGGTGGCGGTGGCGGGCATCGTCGTGCTGGGGGGCTTCCTCGGCATGCACACGGTGAAGGACCTGGCCGCACCCGTCACCGCCTGGTACTTCCGCTCCACGCCGGTGTGGGCGCTGGTGATGGGCGTGGCGACGGTGATCTTCCTCCGCGAGATGTCCGCGCTGCGCCGCCGCGGTGTGGACGTGCCCGCGATCTTCGCCACCCTGCCCCCCGAATGA